One Mycolicibacterium parafortuitum DNA segment encodes these proteins:
- a CDS encoding epoxide hydrolase family protein: protein MAHIQPFRIDVPDSALTDLRDRLHRTRWPEPECVDDWSQGIPLAYTQQLTDYWFNEYDWRAREAALNRFDQFTTEIDGLDIHFIHSRSPREDAFPLVITHGWPGSVVEFTKVIEPLNEAGFHVVCPSLPGYGFSGKPTATGWGVEHIAAAWDELMVRLGYQRYGAQGGDWGAAVTTQIGRNVGHCVAIHTNMPFGRPPRGLSDPSPDEQAALERLGYYQKWDSGYSKQQSTRPQTLGYGLVDSPVAQMAWIVEKFWSWMDCDGHPENVLSRDELLDNVMLYWITGSGASSARLYWESFNAFSGGAAVTLPTGVASFPKEILRSPRHWCEDNYTITRWTTMPRGGHFAAFEQPELFVDDVSAFFAEFR, encoded by the coding sequence ATGGCCCACATTCAGCCATTCCGCATCGACGTCCCCGACTCGGCCCTGACCGACCTTCGAGATCGCCTGCACCGCACCCGCTGGCCGGAACCCGAGTGCGTCGACGACTGGAGCCAGGGCATCCCGCTGGCCTACACCCAACAGCTCACCGACTACTGGTTCAACGAATACGACTGGCGCGCAAGGGAAGCCGCACTCAATCGGTTCGACCAGTTCACCACCGAGATCGACGGGCTGGACATCCATTTCATCCACAGCCGGTCGCCGCGCGAGGATGCGTTCCCGCTGGTCATCACCCACGGCTGGCCCGGTTCGGTGGTCGAGTTCACGAAGGTGATAGAGCCGCTGAACGAGGCCGGGTTCCACGTCGTCTGCCCGTCGCTGCCCGGCTACGGGTTCTCCGGGAAACCCACCGCCACCGGCTGGGGTGTGGAACACATCGCCGCCGCATGGGATGAGTTGATGGTGCGGCTGGGCTACCAGCGCTACGGCGCGCAAGGCGGCGACTGGGGTGCGGCGGTCACGACGCAGATCGGCCGCAACGTCGGGCATTGCGTCGCGATCCACACCAACATGCCGTTCGGGCGTCCGCCGCGCGGGTTGTCGGACCCCAGCCCCGACGAGCAGGCCGCGCTGGAAAGGCTTGGCTACTACCAGAAGTGGGACTCCGGCTACTCCAAGCAGCAGTCGACGCGGCCGCAGACGCTGGGCTACGGGTTGGTCGACTCACCGGTCGCGCAGATGGCCTGGATCGTCGAGAAGTTCTGGTCGTGGATGGACTGCGACGGGCACCCGGAGAACGTGCTGAGCAGAGACGAGCTGCTCGACAACGTGATGCTGTACTGGATCACCGGCAGCGGTGCGTCGTCGGCGCGGCTGTACTGGGAGAGCTTCAACGCGTTCAGCGGCGGTGCGGCGGTCACGCTGCCGACCGGGGTGGCGTCGTTCCCGAAAGAGATCCTGCGCTCGCCGAGGCACTGGTGCGAGGACAACTACACCATCACCCGGTGGACGACGATGCCGCGCGGCGGACATTTCGCGGCGTTCGAGCAGCCCGAGCTGTTCGTCGACGACGTGAGCGCGTTCTTCGCCGAGTTCCGGTGA
- a CDS encoding enoyl-CoA hydratase produces MIGVTRDGHVLTLELQRPERRNALNVEIVEGLREAIEKAATEDVRAIVLTGAGHVFSSGADLSGGQGVADELPEKAKALNVAIDKAPVPVIGAINGPAIGAGVILSMICDLRVVAPDAYFQFPVAKYGIALDNWSIRRLTSLVGAGRARGMLLAAERLTADVALQTGMANRIGTLADAQAWAQEIAGFAPLALQHAKRVLNDDGAYEEPWPAHKELYDRAWGSHDIIEAQVARIEKRPPKFKGA; encoded by the coding sequence ATGATTGGAGTGACCCGAGACGGCCACGTGCTGACGTTGGAGTTGCAGCGCCCCGAGCGCCGGAACGCCCTCAACGTCGAGATCGTGGAAGGTCTGCGCGAAGCGATCGAGAAAGCCGCCACCGAGGACGTCCGCGCGATCGTCCTGACCGGGGCGGGGCACGTGTTCAGCTCGGGGGCCGACCTGTCCGGTGGCCAGGGCGTCGCCGACGAGTTGCCCGAGAAGGCCAAGGCCCTGAATGTGGCGATCGACAAGGCGCCCGTGCCGGTGATCGGCGCGATCAACGGTCCGGCGATCGGCGCCGGGGTGATCCTGTCGATGATCTGCGACCTGCGGGTGGTGGCCCCGGACGCATACTTCCAGTTCCCGGTCGCGAAATACGGTATCGCGCTGGACAACTGGAGCATCCGGCGGCTGACATCGCTGGTCGGCGCCGGCCGGGCCCGCGGAATGCTGCTGGCCGCCGAACGGCTGACCGCCGACGTCGCGCTGCAGACCGGCATGGCCAACCGGATCGGCACGCTCGCCGACGCGCAGGCCTGGGCGCAGGAGATCGCCGGGTTCGCGCCGCTGGCGCTGCAGCACGCCAAGCGGGTGCTCAACGACGACGGCGCCTACGAGGAGCCCTGGCCCGCCCACAAAGAGCTCTACGACCGGGCGTGGGGCAGTCACGACATCATCGAGGCCCAGGTGGCGCGCATCGAGAAGCGCCCGCCGAAGTTCAAGGGCGCCTGA
- the gjpA gene encoding outer membrane porin GjpA: MYTTLRPYATAGIALLGASAIAVAPVVATPQLTDVRVAAPGVALSAAIDPLTPLLDLFNTSETNFAGLVNAWLEAPAPVLQQIIANQISYVGQLPDIGAILEQMGANVVAAAQAPFAEDLSSMAEMHQVIYDMILNGIPGAIEPAPPQLVPLLKFTTTYLSGALVGLAGLVMNPVLALGGGIHSVFASLTGENPDIAAAINTLINIPTAMVDAFLNGGQTMNVTPLLTALGMELPIPGMEVDLAFGGLLSAGGSMFNSLNLVFGPGDVVPGQGAGFIGSLIALTKVIAQAIGWDGQGNPLAPPLNTSTLRQAADTSLIAGDTVTLPVAADVVEEAAPGGQGLEFSTQPVVSVEEEPAVDETAVIGDDAPAEEPPVDEAPVEEDAPLDEDLTDEDVTDEKDADEDAADTDSGADDSASDDSASDDSGSDDSGSETGGSADSGSGAGGSDD, from the coding sequence ATGTACACCACCCTCCGCCCCTACGCGACCGCCGGTATCGCGTTGCTCGGCGCGAGTGCCATCGCCGTCGCCCCCGTGGTGGCAACCCCCCAGCTGACCGACGTCCGGGTGGCAGCCCCCGGCGTGGCGCTCAGCGCCGCGATCGATCCGCTGACCCCGCTGCTCGACCTCTTCAACACCTCGGAGACCAACTTCGCGGGTCTGGTCAATGCATGGCTGGAGGCGCCGGCGCCGGTGCTGCAGCAGATCATCGCCAACCAGATCAGCTACGTGGGTCAGCTCCCCGACATCGGCGCGATCCTGGAACAGATGGGCGCCAACGTGGTGGCCGCGGCACAGGCGCCGTTCGCCGAAGACCTGAGCTCGATGGCGGAGATGCACCAGGTCATCTACGACATGATCCTCAACGGTATCCCGGGGGCGATCGAGCCCGCGCCGCCGCAACTGGTGCCGCTGCTGAAGTTCACCACCACCTACCTCAGCGGTGCGCTCGTCGGGTTGGCGGGCCTGGTGATGAACCCGGTGCTGGCGTTGGGCGGCGGCATCCACTCCGTCTTCGCGAGCCTCACCGGCGAGAACCCGGACATCGCCGCCGCGATCAACACGCTGATCAACATTCCGACCGCAATGGTCGACGCGTTCCTCAACGGCGGGCAGACGATGAACGTCACGCCGCTGCTGACCGCGCTCGGGATGGAGCTGCCGATCCCCGGTATGGAGGTCGATCTGGCCTTCGGCGGTCTGTTGAGCGCCGGCGGTTCGATGTTCAACAGCCTCAACCTGGTCTTCGGACCCGGCGACGTGGTTCCCGGCCAGGGCGCGGGCTTCATCGGGTCACTGATCGCGCTGACGAAGGTCATCGCGCAGGCCATCGGCTGGGACGGACAGGGCAATCCGCTGGCTCCACCGCTGAACACCTCGACGCTGCGTCAGGCCGCCGACACGTCGTTGATCGCCGGCGACACCGTGACGCTGCCGGTCGCCGCAGACGTCGTCGAAGAGGCGGCGCCGGGCGGTCAAGGTCTCGAATTCTCCACGCAGCCCGTGGTTTCGGTGGAGGAGGAGCCGGCCGTCGACGAGACCGCGGTCATCGGTGACGACGCACCCGCCGAGGAACCGCCGGTCGACGAGGCGCCGGTCGAAGAGGATGCACCGCTCGACGAGGATCTGACCGACGAGGACGTCACCGACGAGAAGGACGCCGACGAGGATGCCGCTGACACGGACTCCGGCGCGGACGACTCTGCTTCGGACGACTCCGCCTCTGACGACTCGGGTTCGGACGACTCGGGTTCTGAGACCGGTGGATCGGCCGACTCGGGTTCGGGCGCTGGCGGATCCGACGACTGA
- a CDS encoding acetyl-coenzyme A carboxylase carboxyl transferase subunits beta/alpha gives MSRIGALALRDAVLDESSFVSWDSAPVPIVTSAEYRDELAAAAEATGLDESVVTGEGTVFGRRVALVACEFDFLAGSIGVAAAERITAAVRRATAEGLPLLASPSSGGTRMQEGTVAFLQMVKIAAAVELHKRAHLPYLVYLRHPTTGGVFASWGSLGHVTAAEPGALIGFLGPRVYEHLYGEPFPSGVQTAENLQRHGVIDAVVSLEVLRATIDRTLKVVADPPGAPPAVPAPEVLPDIPAWDSVEISRRPDRPGVSALLRHGATERVLLSGTGQGESATMMLALARFGGQPAVVLGQQRVVGGLVGPAALREARRGMALAASLRLPLVLVIDTAGPALSTEAEEGGLAGEIARCLAELVTLDTPTVSVLLGQGSGGPALAMVPADRVLAALHGWLAPLPPEGASAIVFRDVDHAPELAAAQGIRSVDLLGDGIVDAVVPEHPDAADEPRAFIERLSATIAGELHLLRSVPDGERLAARLERYRRIGLA, from the coding sequence ATGAGCCGGATCGGAGCCCTCGCCCTGCGCGACGCCGTCCTCGACGAGAGCTCCTTCGTCAGCTGGGACTCGGCCCCGGTGCCGATCGTGACGTCCGCCGAGTACCGCGACGAACTGGCCGCCGCGGCCGAGGCCACCGGCCTCGACGAGTCCGTCGTGACCGGGGAGGGCACGGTGTTCGGCCGCCGCGTGGCGCTGGTGGCCTGCGAGTTCGATTTCCTGGCCGGATCGATCGGGGTGGCGGCCGCCGAGCGGATCACCGCCGCGGTGCGACGCGCCACCGCCGAGGGGCTGCCGCTGCTGGCGTCGCCGAGTTCGGGTGGCACCCGGATGCAGGAGGGCACCGTCGCGTTCCTGCAGATGGTCAAGATCGCCGCGGCCGTCGAACTGCACAAGCGGGCGCACCTGCCGTACCTGGTCTATCTGCGTCATCCGACCACCGGCGGGGTGTTCGCGTCGTGGGGTTCGCTCGGGCATGTCACCGCGGCCGAACCGGGCGCGTTGATCGGGTTCCTCGGCCCGCGGGTCTACGAACACCTCTACGGTGAGCCGTTCCCGTCCGGCGTGCAGACAGCGGAGAATCTGCAGCGCCACGGCGTCATCGACGCGGTCGTGTCCCTGGAGGTGCTGCGCGCCACGATCGACCGCACGCTGAAGGTGGTCGCCGACCCGCCCGGTGCGCCGCCCGCCGTACCCGCCCCCGAGGTCCTCCCCGACATCCCCGCCTGGGACTCGGTGGAGATCTCGCGCCGCCCCGACCGGCCCGGTGTCAGCGCCCTGCTGCGCCACGGCGCCACCGAGCGGGTGCTGCTGTCGGGCACCGGGCAGGGCGAGTCGGCGACGATGATGCTGGCGCTGGCCCGCTTCGGCGGACAGCCCGCGGTGGTGCTCGGCCAGCAGCGTGTGGTCGGCGGGCTGGTCGGGCCGGCGGCGCTGCGGGAGGCGCGGCGCGGCATGGCGCTGGCGGCGAGCCTGAGGTTGCCGCTGGTTCTGGTCATCGACACCGCGGGCCCCGCGCTGTCGACGGAGGCCGAGGAGGGCGGGCTGGCCGGTGAGATCGCCCGCTGTCTCGCCGAACTGGTCACGCTGGACACCCCGACGGTGTCGGTGCTGCTCGGCCAGGGCAGCGGCGGCCCGGCGCTGGCGATGGTGCCCGCCGACCGGGTGCTCGCCGCACTGCACGGCTGGCTGGCGCCGCTACCACCCGAGGGGGCCAGCGCGATCGTCTTCCGCGATGTCGACCACGCGCCGGAACTTGCTGCGGCACAGGGTATCCGGTCGGTTGACCTGCTGGGCGACGGGATCGTCGACGCGGTGGTCCCCGAACATCCCGACGCCGCCGACGAACCCCGCGCGTTCATCGAACGCCTGTCGGCGACCATCGCCGGGGAGTTGCACCTGCTGCGCTCGGTGCCGGACGGCGAGCGGCTGGCCGCCAGGTTGGAGCGGTACCGCCGCATCGGCCTGGCCTGA
- a CDS encoding ABC transporter ATP-binding protein, with translation MADSRTDTLHATPAIGPPPAEVKPSSDLWRMLPYLLPYRGRWIAMIVIALASLAATISIPLMTKAVIDGPVRHQDEQGLWLLGAAAVGIGITEAVLWFIRRWLAARATMGVEADIRNQLYARLQILPMSFHGRWQSGQLLSRIMNDLSTIRRFMSFGLIFLMLNVLQITVVTAILLAMYWPLGVVVLISIVPITLTVLHFQQEYTRLSRLAQDQAGHVATHVEESALGLRVVKSFGREDYVYERFDEQLTDLYDTQVARVSVSAKFWTLLEVIPNLTLIVVLGFGAYAAGHGQVTMGTLVAFITMMLSLVWPIASLGFLLSMTQESFTAANRIAEIFDAPREITDGPRDRTPEGGRLELVDVGFKFPDAGDWALRHLTVTVEPGETLALVGATGSGKSVLVGLLSRLYDVTEGEIRIDGRDIRELSLSALRRAVATAFEDPTLFSMSVEENLKLGRPDATDDEVRQAVEIAAAQFVYDLPFGLDTRIGEQGMSLSGGQRQRLSLARAILAQPRILVLDDTLSALDVHTEAVVEEALRRILHEVTGIVVAHRASTVLLADRVALLQNGTVTHVGTHAQLLAEVPEYRYLLAADDELDDGSERECDWESDEERARLDREVLEGDVREREMLERRS, from the coding sequence GTGGCTGACTCCCGAACCGACACCTTGCACGCGACGCCCGCGATCGGGCCGCCGCCGGCCGAGGTGAAGCCCAGCTCGGATCTGTGGCGAATGCTGCCGTACCTGTTGCCCTACCGCGGCCGCTGGATCGCGATGATCGTGATCGCGCTCGCGAGCCTGGCCGCCACGATCTCGATCCCGTTGATGACCAAGGCGGTGATCGACGGTCCGGTGCGCCACCAGGACGAGCAGGGTCTGTGGCTGCTCGGCGCCGCGGCGGTCGGGATCGGGATCACCGAGGCCGTGCTGTGGTTCATCCGGCGCTGGCTGGCCGCCCGCGCGACGATGGGTGTCGAGGCCGACATCCGCAACCAGCTCTACGCGCGGCTGCAGATCCTGCCGATGTCCTTCCACGGCCGGTGGCAGTCCGGGCAGCTGTTGTCGCGGATCATGAACGACCTGAGCACGATTCGGCGCTTCATGTCGTTCGGCCTGATCTTCTTGATGCTCAACGTCCTGCAGATCACCGTGGTCACCGCGATCCTGCTGGCGATGTACTGGCCGCTCGGGGTGGTCGTGCTGATCTCGATCGTGCCGATCACGCTGACGGTGCTGCACTTCCAGCAGGAGTATACCCGGCTGTCGCGGCTGGCGCAGGATCAGGCCGGCCACGTCGCCACGCACGTCGAGGAGTCCGCGCTCGGGCTGCGCGTGGTGAAGTCGTTCGGCCGGGAGGACTACGTCTACGAGCGGTTCGACGAGCAGCTGACCGACCTGTACGACACCCAGGTCGCCCGCGTGTCGGTGTCGGCGAAGTTCTGGACGCTGCTGGAGGTGATCCCGAACCTGACGCTGATCGTGGTGCTCGGATTCGGCGCGTACGCCGCCGGACACGGTCAGGTCACCATGGGCACGCTGGTCGCGTTCATCACGATGATGCTGTCGCTGGTGTGGCCGATCGCGTCGCTGGGTTTCCTGCTGTCGATGACCCAGGAGTCGTTCACCGCGGCCAACCGGATCGCCGAGATCTTCGACGCGCCACGGGAGATCACCGACGGCCCGCGCGACCGGACCCCCGAGGGCGGGCGGCTGGAGCTCGTCGACGTCGGGTTCAAGTTCCCCGACGCCGGGGACTGGGCTCTGCGTCACCTCACCGTCACCGTGGAACCGGGGGAGACGCTGGCGTTGGTCGGTGCGACCGGTTCGGGCAAGTCCGTTCTGGTCGGGTTGTTGTCACGGCTCTACGACGTCACCGAGGGTGAGATCCGCATCGACGGCCGGGACATTCGTGAACTGTCGTTGTCGGCGCTGCGCCGGGCGGTGGCCACCGCGTTCGAGGACCCCACGCTGTTCTCGATGTCGGTCGAGGAGAACCTGAAACTCGGCCGCCCGGACGCGACGGACGACGAGGTGCGCCAGGCCGTCGAGATCGCCGCCGCACAGTTCGTCTACGACCTGCCGTTCGGGTTGGACACCCGGATCGGTGAGCAGGGGATGAGCCTGTCCGGCGGTCAGCGCCAACGGCTTTCGCTGGCCCGGGCGATCCTGGCCCAGCCCAGGATCCTGGTGCTCGACGACACGCTCTCGGCGCTCGATGTGCACACCGAGGCGGTCGTCGAGGAGGCGCTGCGGCGCATTCTGCACGAGGTCACCGGGATCGTCGTCGCCCACCGCGCGTCGACGGTGCTGCTGGCCGACCGGGTCGCGCTGCTGCAGAACGGCACCGTCACCCACGTCGGCACCCACGCGCAGCTGCTCGCCGAGGTCCCCGAATACCGGTACCTGCTGGCCGCCGACGACGAGCTCGACGACGGCAGCGAGCGCGAATGTGATTGGGAGAGCGACGAAGAACGGGCCCGGCTGGATCGCGAGGTGCTCGAGGGCGACGTGCGGGAGCGAGAGATGCTGGAGCGCCGGTCATGA
- a CDS encoding YhgE/Pip domain-containing protein yields MALAGMSMGTDIKRYFRGTLPRIALITVIVMPLLYGAMYLWAFWNPFAEVNKVPVALVNEDRGASAQGQQLRAGDEVAQALIDSGQLDLTQMSAQDAADGVARGDYYFSITLPEDFSDAVGSPSGGDPRQAQIRFTFNDANNYLASIIGQNTSREVVNQINAKIGERTVGTVLTGLTDAGQGLGQAADGAQQLATGLDAANDGAKRLAGGADTLASGLNSAKSGSAQLASGTRQLAGSVDQVAGPLLETLDRVGGLGLNPDDVAIAAQHLSSAVRSTTDRLAALNINSAQAAAIVDQAVGFLQANPDPAVRDAGHALAGAQRLLRAQGIDPTTDEGLIRLRDSASRLENELGDPNSKLRVFLTRALDGGLRADVAKLRDGVDELNAGAQRLSAGLVQLADGGHQLSGGAHQLADGTEKLQSGGQELATKLREGSTQVPSWTPEQRTEVAQTLAAPVTADLVTHNPAPTFGTGFAPFFMPLALFIGALIVWMLLSPLQSRPIANGLGALRVVLASYWPALMIVVCQVVVMYAVVHFGVGLQAVHPLGTVGFLVLIGGAFLALIQAFNALFGVAVGRVVTLAFLMLQLVSAGGIYPVETTAKPFQIIHPFDPMTYAVNGLRQLTVGGIDTRLWVAVAVLTGLTAASMAASAWAARRNRRYTMDRLRPPIEV; encoded by the coding sequence ATGGCGCTCGCAGGAATGTCGATGGGTACCGACATCAAGCGGTACTTCCGGGGCACGCTGCCGCGGATCGCGCTGATCACGGTCATCGTGATGCCGCTGTTGTACGGCGCGATGTACCTGTGGGCGTTCTGGAATCCGTTCGCCGAGGTGAACAAGGTTCCGGTGGCGCTGGTCAACGAGGACCGCGGCGCGTCGGCCCAGGGGCAGCAGCTGCGGGCCGGTGACGAGGTCGCGCAGGCGCTGATCGATTCCGGCCAGCTGGATCTGACTCAGATGTCCGCGCAGGATGCTGCCGACGGGGTGGCGCGCGGCGACTACTACTTCTCGATCACGCTGCCGGAGGATTTCAGCGATGCCGTCGGATCGCCGTCGGGCGGTGACCCGCGGCAGGCCCAGATCCGGTTCACCTTCAACGACGCCAACAACTACCTGGCGTCGATCATCGGCCAGAACACGTCGCGCGAGGTCGTCAACCAGATCAACGCCAAGATCGGCGAGCGCACCGTCGGCACGGTGCTGACCGGGCTGACCGACGCCGGCCAAGGGCTCGGCCAGGCCGCCGACGGGGCCCAGCAACTCGCGACGGGCCTGGACGCCGCCAACGACGGAGCCAAGCGACTCGCCGGTGGCGCGGACACGCTGGCCTCGGGTCTGAACAGTGCGAAGTCCGGATCGGCCCAATTAGCTTCGGGAACAAGGCAACTCGCGGGCTCTGTCGACCAGGTCGCTGGACCTCTGCTGGAGACCCTCGACCGGGTCGGAGGGCTGGGCCTGAACCCCGATGACGTCGCGATCGCCGCCCAGCACCTGTCCTCGGCGGTCCGTTCCACCACCGACCGGCTCGCCGCGCTGAACATCAACAGCGCCCAGGCCGCCGCGATCGTCGACCAGGCCGTGGGGTTCCTGCAGGCCAACCCCGATCCCGCGGTGCGCGATGCCGGGCACGCCCTCGCCGGCGCGCAGCGTCTGCTGCGGGCGCAAGGTATCGACCCGACCACCGATGAGGGGCTGATCCGGCTGCGCGACAGCGCGTCCCGGCTGGAGAACGAGCTCGGCGATCCCAACAGTAAGTTGCGGGTTTTCCTGACCCGGGCGCTGGACGGGGGACTGCGCGCCGACGTCGCGAAACTCCGTGACGGGGTCGACGAGCTGAACGCGGGCGCTCAGCGCCTCAGTGCGGGCCTGGTGCAGTTGGCCGATGGTGGGCACCAGCTCTCCGGTGGGGCACATCAACTCGCCGACGGTACGGAGAAGCTGCAGTCCGGCGGCCAGGAGCTGGCCACCAAGCTGCGCGAGGGCAGCACCCAGGTCCCTTCGTGGACGCCAGAGCAGCGCACCGAGGTCGCCCAGACGCTGGCGGCTCCGGTGACCGCGGACCTGGTGACCCATAACCCCGCACCCACCTTCGGTACCGGCTTCGCCCCGTTCTTCATGCCGCTGGCGCTGTTCATCGGTGCGTTGATCGTGTGGATGTTGCTGTCGCCGTTGCAGTCCCGGCCGATCGCCAACGGCCTCGGGGCGTTGCGGGTGGTGCTGGCGTCGTACTGGCCCGCGCTGATGATCGTGGTCTGCCAGGTCGTGGTGATGTACGCGGTGGTGCACTTCGGCGTCGGACTCCAGGCCGTGCACCCGCTGGGGACGGTCGGGTTCCTCGTTCTGATCGGTGGGGCGTTCCTGGCGCTGATCCAGGCCTTCAACGCGCTGTTCGGCGTCGCGGTCGGCCGCGTGGTGACGCTGGCGTTCCTGATGCTGCAGCTGGTGTCGGCGGGCGGCATCTATCCGGTCGAGACGACCGCGAAACCGTTCCAGATCATCCATCCGTTCGACCCGATGACCTACGCGGTCAATGGGCTGCGTCAGCTCACCGTCGGTGGCATCGACACGCGGCTGTGGGTCGCGGTCGCGGTGCTGACGGGGTTGACCGCCGCCTCGATGGCCGCCAGTGCGTGGGCGGCCCGACGCAACCGCCGCTACACGATGGACCGACTGCGACCACCGATCGAGGTCTGA
- a CDS encoding ABC transporter ATP-binding protein — MSGGTDWRGKFDESADLPIDESVPRRREARALLGSLLRPYRWVLVVLAVVVVVENLARLSVPILVQKGIDDGIPPLLEGGSAATLLTIVAALCGVVVVQACGRMYFLRRSGRIGQKVLLELRRRVFRHFGRLDLAFHDRYTSGRVVSRSTNDVEAIQDMLETGFDSLITAVLTMVGTAVLLVVLDAKLGLMCLAAFPVLVLLIWWFHRESSKTYREVREISALVIVQFVETMTGIKAVQAYRREPRNQEIFEDVADRYRVINERTFQLLAVFMPGVKLVGNLTTGVVLLYGGLRVLNGEMTIGTLAAFLLYLRMFFEPMQEISQFFNTFQSASSALEKLAGVLAEKPGIGDPAEPADITDVRGEIALRDVEFEYVPGRPVLPGLDLVIPAGQTVALVGTTGAGKTTIAKLITRFYDPGSGSVTLDGTDLKDIAQAELRRHVVMVTQENFMFGGTIADNIRFGRPDATDAQVRGAAEAVGAHTFIEALPDGYDTDVAKRGGRLSAGQRQLVAFARAFLADPAVLILDEATSSLDIPSERLVQRALETVLADRTAVVIAHRLSTVQIADRVLVLEHGRIIEDGPPDELISREGGHYAALHRSWVQSLA, encoded by the coding sequence ATGAGTGGAGGTACCGACTGGCGCGGCAAGTTCGACGAGAGCGCGGACCTGCCGATCGACGAGAGCGTGCCGAGGCGGCGGGAGGCCCGTGCGCTGCTCGGCTCGCTGCTGCGGCCGTACCGCTGGGTGCTGGTGGTGCTCGCCGTCGTCGTCGTGGTGGAGAACCTGGCCCGGCTGTCGGTTCCGATCCTGGTGCAGAAGGGAATCGACGACGGCATCCCACCGCTGCTGGAGGGCGGGTCGGCGGCCACGCTGCTGACGATCGTCGCAGCGCTGTGCGGGGTCGTCGTGGTGCAGGCCTGCGGCCGGATGTACTTCCTGCGCCGGTCCGGCCGGATCGGGCAGAAGGTTCTGCTCGAACTGCGGCGGCGGGTGTTCCGGCATTTCGGCCGGCTGGACCTCGCCTTTCACGACCGCTACACGTCCGGCCGGGTGGTCAGCCGGTCCACCAACGACGTCGAAGCGATCCAGGACATGCTGGAGACGGGCTTCGACAGCCTGATCACCGCGGTGCTGACGATGGTGGGCACCGCGGTGCTGTTGGTGGTGCTCGACGCGAAGCTGGGCTTGATGTGCCTGGCCGCGTTTCCGGTTCTGGTGCTGCTGATCTGGTGGTTTCACCGGGAGTCGTCGAAAACCTACCGCGAGGTCCGCGAGATCTCGGCGTTGGTGATCGTCCAGTTCGTCGAGACGATGACGGGCATCAAGGCCGTCCAGGCCTACCGCCGCGAGCCCCGCAATCAGGAGATCTTCGAAGACGTCGCCGACCGCTACCGGGTGATCAACGAGCGCACCTTCCAGCTGCTGGCGGTGTTCATGCCGGGGGTGAAGCTGGTCGGCAACCTGACCACCGGAGTCGTGTTGCTCTACGGCGGATTGCGGGTGCTCAACGGGGAGATGACGATCGGGACCCTGGCGGCGTTCCTGCTGTATCTGCGGATGTTCTTCGAACCCATGCAGGAGATCTCCCAGTTCTTCAACACCTTCCAGTCCGCGTCCTCGGCGCTGGAGAAGCTCGCGGGCGTGCTCGCCGAGAAACCCGGCATCGGTGATCCGGCCGAACCGGCCGACATCACCGACGTGCGTGGCGAGATCGCGCTGCGCGACGTGGAATTCGAGTACGTGCCCGGCAGGCCGGTGCTGCCCGGGCTCGATCTGGTGATCCCCGCGGGCCAGACGGTCGCGCTGGTCGGCACCACCGGTGCGGGCAAGACCACGATCGCGAAGCTGATCACCCGGTTCTACGACCCGGGCTCGGGTTCGGTGACCCTCGACGGCACCGACCTGAAGGACATCGCGCAGGCCGAACTGCGCCGTCACGTCGTGATGGTCACGCAGGAGAACTTCATGTTCGGCGGCACCATCGCCGACAACATCAGGTTCGGCCGCCCCGACGCCACCGATGCGCAGGTGCGCGGGGCTGCCGAGGCGGTGGGTGCGCACACGTTCATCGAAGCACTGCCCGACGGTTACGACACCGACGTCGCCAAGCGCGGCGGACGGCTGTCGGCGGGTCAGCGGCAGCTCGTCGCGTTCGCGCGGGCGTTCCTCGCCGATCCGGCGGTGCTGATCCTCGACGAGGCGACCTCGTCACTGGACATTCCCAGTGAGCGCCTGGTGCAGCGGGCGCTGGAGACCGTGCTGGCCGACCGGACCGCGGTGGTGATCGCCCACCGGCTCTCGACGGTGCAGATCGCCGACCGGGTGCTGGTGCTCGAGCACGGCCGCATCATCGAGGACGGCCCTCCCGACGAGCTGATCTCGCGCGAGGGCGGCCACTACGCGGCGCTGCACCGCTCCTGGGTCCAGTCCCTGGCCTAG